GTTCATGCCCTCGTTCTTGGCGGCATCGAACACAGTCACCGCGGTCAGTTTTGCCCCGTACCTCTTGGCGAGGTCGATCGCATAGTCCACGGCAACCTTGTTGTTGTCACTTCCGTCCACTGCAACCATGATGTTCTGTATCATAATTAATAGACCGACATTCTGTTTTAATAAGGGTTGTCACGAACCGCATTTTTATACGTTTTTAAAAAGCCTATAAAAAGGCGGATTTCTCCGTAAAACACGGATTTGGATACATATCGTGTCCAACCTAGGTCAGTATTCGATGCCGGCACGCGCTTGGATCCCGCGGTCGTAGGGGTGCTTGACCAATCCCATTTCTGTCACATAATCCGCATATTCTTCCAAAGCGGGAGTGATGCCGCGGCCGGTCATGACTACCTCAATGTGTTCCGGTCTCGACTTCAAAGCTTCTATGAGTTCGGTATCGGTGATCAGTTTCATGCGAACCGCGTTGACGGCCTCATCCATCACGACCACATCATACTTTCCGGTGGACATCAGGTCAAGAGTCCTGTCAAGCGCTGAGTGTGCTGCATCGATATCCTCCTGTTTGGGATTCTTAGAAACGAAATGATCCAAACCGAGGCAGAGCAGTTCCACGTTGGGGAATTTGCCGCAGGCCAGCTGTTCGCCGTAGCCGTCGGACGGTTTCAGGAATTGGACGATGAGGACGTTGAGTCCCCTGCCTGCTGCACGGAAAGCAAGTCCGAAGGCCGCGGTGGTCTTCCCCTTGCCGTTACCCGTGTAGATATGAACCAAACCCAATTCGTTCCTGACTTCAGCGAGGCCGCTCATGAGGGTAAACAGGAGGTGTAACAATAACTATCCTACGGCGAATCACATCTTGCTGAAGGCATCGAGCTTAGCAAGGTCGAGCGGATTCACCGAAGATTTCATGGATGATGCGTTTTCCATGTCCTTCATGCAGATGACCTCATCTCTGTCGCTGTCGATGGATCTCTTGATGGCGGACAGTTTGAGTCTGTTGCAGAACTCGGTGACATCGGCTGCGTTGAACCCGTCGGTGATCTCCGCAGCCTTTCCATAATCGAAGTCAGGTGCTACGGGCAGACCATCCAGGCAGTTCCTGACTATCTGTTCCCTCGCCTCCGTGTCGGGCAGGGAGACATAGATCCTCCTGTTGAAACGGCCCGGACGCAGCAGGGCGCTGTCGATGGTCCAGGGCATGTTGGTGGCCGCGAGGACCAGCAGCGTACCCTCGTTTTTCTCGAATCCCTGCATCTGTGCCAGCAGTTCTGATAAGAGCTTGTCCGACCAGGGCTGGAGGTCGTTTCCCCTGGCACGGCCGATGACCTCGAACTCGTCGAAGAAGATGACCGATACCGGGAGCGAACGGGCGGCTTTGAACAGTTTCTTGACGTTCTGCTCACTCTCTCCCACATATTTGGAGATGAGATCGGACCCCTTCACCGAGAAGAAGGCGGCGTCGACTTCCGTAGCAATCGCTTGTGCCAGCATGGTCTTTCCTGTGCCTGGGGGGCCGTATAGCAGGACACCTCCGCCGGATTCCATTCCGAAGCGTCTGTACAGGTCCGCTCTCTTGAACGGTGTGATGATGAGTTCGCGGATGGCTTCCTTCACATCCTCCAGTCCGGCGATATCTGCAAAGGTGACGCCTGTGTCCATCACCGGACGGTATTTGCTGAAAACGGGATTCTTGGGATCGAATGTCTGGGTCATGCTGATGACAGGGATCTCCGCCGGTTCGCCTTCCCTCCTGGCAACGGCGATGAGCTCGTTGCTTCCTTCCTCTTTCTCGTAGATCCCTCCGGGAACGTCGGCCAGTTTGAGCGGGTTGTTGTTCTCATCGAGGAAGGTGCAGGTGAAGCAGCTTACCCCGAGTTTGGTACTTGGCGCTATGGAAATGTGGCGAAGGGCGCGACAGTATCCGAACGACCAGATCCCGGCACTTTTCAATGAATCGGGAAGCACCAGTTCCTCCAGAGAGGAACACATGAGGAAAGCATAGTTGGCAATTTCCCTCAGGCCTTCAGAGAAGGTTACGGATTGGAGCGAGGAACAGTATGCGAACGCGTTGTGGCAGACCGTCTCCACCGAAGCGGGGATGACCACCTTGCGCAGCTGGGTAAAACCTTTGAATGCTTCCTGACCGATAGATATGACCTTAAGTTCGCTTACAGATTCGGGTATATCCACAAAGTCACGGTCAGTACCCTTCACTAGAGAAAGTCCTCCCACAGTGTTCTCATATTGCATTCCGTCGTATTCCATGGTTCTCCCTGCAGAAGCTATCCGAAGACAGTATAAAAACTGGGCGAGATTTTTGTACCCTATCTAGATACTGTGTCCGTGAAGAAGTGCATCCTCTACGACAGCAACACCGGCAACACGCGTGCCATGGCAGAGGCTATTTTCGACGGGGCAAAGGAATCCGGAGCGGAAGTATCCATCTCCAAGGTGACCGAAGCAGACATAGATGCTGCCCTGTCCTGTGACATTCTCTATCTCGGTTGTCCCGCCATGGGCGTCGAGATGGTGGGGGACGGACAAACCGATTTCATGGCGGAGGTCAGGATGCGTTTCCAGGGCAAGAAGGTGGCAATCTTCGGTTCCTGTGCCCACGGGGAAGGTATCTGGCTGAGGGGCTGGTCCTCGAAGCTGAAAGCATACGGGGCCACCGTCGTTAATTGGCCCGGACTGATGTGCAAAGGACACCCTGACGAAGAATCCCTTGAGAGATGCAGGGCCTTGGGTGCTGACGAGTTCCTGTGAATGTTAAATCGTAGCACCGTATCTACAATTCGAGAGTGCCCCAATGATCGTCCAATACTGGTCCGACTTCCTATGCCCGTTCTGCTACATCGCCGCTACCCGGATGAAGAAGGCGCTGAAGGAACTTGAATTGGAAGAGGAGACCAAGGTCGTGTTCAGAGCATTCGAACTGTACCCAACCGCCAAGAAGGAGCCTCACCGCAATATCGTCGACGCCTTCGCCCGCCACTATGGAATGACCCCGGAACAGGCACAGCAGAGGGTCGATTACATCTGCGAGATGGGTCGTGGGGAGGGACTCGTTTTCAATTACGGCACCGCCTACAACACCAATTCGTTCGATGCCCTCAGATTGGCCAAGCTGGCACAGTCGAAAGGCAACGATTTCGGGAACGTCTTCATCGAGAGGATGTACAAGGCCTTCTTCGAGGAGAACATCATCGTCGCCGACCATGACGCACTGACGAAAGTGGCCGTCGAAGTGGGAATGGATCCCGCCGAGGTGAAGGAGGTCCTGGAAGGAGACAGGTATGCCATGGAAGTCAGGCGCGACGAGTCCGAGGCACAGATGTACGGCATCTCCGCAGTCCCGTTCTTCGTGATCAACGACAAGTACGGCATCCCTGGTGCGGTCGACACCAAGGATTTCAAGAGGATCCTCATGAAAGCGTATGCTGAGGAGGAGCAGGATTCCAATGTCTCGGGAATGGTGTGTGGGCCGGATGGCTGTCATCCTGCTGACAAAGAGTGATCATCTCTCAAGTTCCAGCAGACTCTTTTTGAGATCCTCTCCGAAGGCGTAACCGCCGATACTGCCGTCCGATCTGATGACTCTGTGGCAGGGGATTATGATTGCAATCGGGTTTCTGCCCACGGCATTCCCAACGGCCTGAGCGGACATCCTGCTGTTGTTTTCTGCGAGTTTCTTCGCGATATCGCCGTAGGAGCATGTGCTTCCGTAAGGTACCTTGGAAATCAGTTCCCAGACCCGTTTCTGGAACTCTGTGCCGTGGAGTTTCATCTTCGGCAGGAAATCCGGTTCGCTGCCGGAAAAATAGGTATCCAGCCATCTCACGGTATCGGTTACTACCTCAGTATCGAGATCATCTGATGATTCTTCGTCCCGGAGGTCTGTGAACACCAGCTCCGTCAGGGCCCCGTTACGGCAGGTGAGCCTGATGAGGCCCAACGGGGAATCGTAGAAGTGTACCGACACCATGGAACCGAATCGGTGCGGGACTATATCATCCCCGCGAACCTATTAAGAATCCGATATCAGTATCCCGCATCATGTCATGGAGGACGGATTACAAGGACACGGACGAACTGAGATTTTTCACCGAACTCACACAGGTTCCTCGTCCTTCGGGTCATCTCGACCGTATCCGTGCTTTCCTGACGGATTTCGCTGAATCCAACGGCCTCGAGCATGAGGCAGACGATGCAGGCAACCTCCTCATTCGCAGGAAGGGTACCGGCAGGACCATAGTCCTTCAGGGTCATATGGACATCGTGGCGACCTGCAGTTCCGGGATGGAATTCGATTTCGAGAACGTCCCCTTGGACACCTACATCGAAGACGGATGGATGCACGCCCGCGGCACCACCCTCGGAGGCGATGACGGCGGAGGTCTGGCACTTATGATGTGTGCCCTTACTGACCCTGCCTTGGAAGGTATCGATCTCGAATGTCTTTTCACCGCTGATGAGGAAGTGGGACTCATGGGTGCCCTCGGAATGAAGGAGGGTTGGCTGTCCGGCCGCGTGCTCATAAATCTCGACAGCGAGGACATCAGGGAGATCACCATCGGCAGTGCCGGTTCGGCGGATGTGGAAGCTGTCTTCCCCTTCACGTCCGAAGAGGACTCCAACAAAGCATACAGGGTGGAGATCAGCGGTCTCAGGGGAGGTCATTCCGCAGGGGAGATCGACCGCGACCGTGGAAACGCCATCCTGATCGTGGCCGAGTTCCTGAGGAGGATGAGAGGTGTCAGGATAGCTTCCTTTAAAGGAGGGTCGGCGTCCAATGTGATCCCCATGTCCGCTTCCGCTCTCTTCACAGCTCCCGACGGATGTTCCGTCGACAGGATTTTCGAGGAGTACAGCGCAGGCTGCGTGAACCTGCTGGAGGAACCGGATTATGTGTTCACCCTCAGGCCCTCCGAATGTACCGAATCCTGGAACCAGGAGGATTCCTCTGCATACCTCGATTGCATAGTATCGTGCCCCAACGGTGTCTTCGAGAGGGACGAGTACGGGGTGAAGACCTCTTCGAATCTGGGTATTGCGGATCAGGGCAGGATAGTAGCGAAACCCCGCAGTTCGGATTTCGCCGCCCTCAGGAAGCTGATCTCCAACCAGTCGGAGCTGTTCCGTTCCCGCGGAGCTACCGTGGAGGATCCCGTTGCATTCCCCGCATGGAAGGAGAGCGATGACAGCGAACTGGTGAAACTTGCCTCCGACACCTACAGGGATTACTTCGGATGCGAGCCCCGTGTGGTAGTCACCCACGGAGGATTGGAATCGAGCACCATCAAGGACAAGCACCCCGGCATGGAGGCGATCTCCATCGGACCGACGGTTCTGGGTGCCCACACTCCTGACGAGAAGATCGACCTCAGAACGCTGACAGAGGCGAAAGGATACCTGTTCGAGCTGATACACAGACTGTCCGAATGAGCGATGCTTTTATGTGTAGTCTGCTATTCTGAATCCAGAGGAATAAAAATGGCAGCAACCGCCCTTTGTGAGAACTGCACCCTGAACATACACTATGTTGTATGCCGCACCTGCTACAAACAGTACGATATCGATGCCAAGAACTGTCCCAAATGCGGAGAGCCCAACTATCAGCTCTGCCCCCGCTGCTGGACCTCGTTCAAGCTCGCTTAAACCCGGACGGGGTCATACCCCTCCTTTTTCCTTTCTTGTTCTTTTCGGGAAAAATCCCAATTTTTCACTTGTGAAAGATTGAATACACGACTGATTGAATCGAATCAGATTGAAATTAAAAGAAAAATAAAACCCGGGTTGCCCCGGGTAAGGATTGTTTCACTCCTCGATTGCGTCGGAGTTGCACTCATCGATACAGGCTCCGCAGTCGACGCATTTGGATTCGTCGATGACTGCGATGTCGTCGATGGTGATTGCTTCCTGGGGGCATGCGTCTGCGCATGCACCGCAAGCGACACAGTTCTCTGCGATGATCTTAGGCATGTTTTACACCTCGATTTCAGTTCTCGATTGCCTCGGAGGGGCACTCGTCCACACAGGCTCCGCAGTCGACGCATTTGGATTCGTCGATGACTGCGACGTCGTCTACAGTGATGGCGCTCTCAGGGCACGCATCGGCGCATGCACCGCATGCTACACAGTTGTCAGCAATGACTTTTGGCATATTTCAAATAAAATTGAATTGAGTATTTAACCCTTTTTTCATTTAGTGAACCCTAACCTTTTTAGCATCGCGGATTTGGTGATAATTCCGACCAAAATGTCAAAATATGTGTCATTTCCAGGAGCATATGGTGCGAAATCCCTTAATTACGGTTGTCGATGGGTCAGCTATGTATTTGACCAAAGACGAGCAGGCGATCCTCGACGGAGAGCAGGGCGCCGGTGCTCAGAAGGCCATGGAACTCGTCACCGCACTAGGTAAGATCTACGGTGCTGACAGTCTTGTAGACATAACTTCCGCACATCTTTCCGGCGCATCATATAAGACGATTGGCGAGGGCGGACTCAAGTATCTTTCCGATATGGTGGACGGAGGGGCCATGGTAGCCGTCCCCTCTACTCTGAATCCCGTCGGTATGGACCGCACTCGCTGGAAAGAGATGCACATCTCCCCTGAGTTCGCGGAGAAACAGCTGAAGATCATCGACCTTTACGGTAAGATGGGAATAAAGAAGACCTGTTCCTGCACCCCCTACATCGGCGACAACGTCCCTTCTCTCGGAGACCATGTCGCATGGGCGGAATCATCCGCATTATCCTTTGTTAATTCCTATATAGGTGCGAGGACCAACCGCGAGGGCGGTCCCGGAGCCCTTGCGGCCGCTATTCTTGGGAAGACCGCCAACTACGGTCTCCATCTCGACGAGAACAGGAAGCCCACCGTCGTCATCGATGTGGAGGACATGGGCGGTTCCGTCTTCGATTACTCCCTGCTCGGTCAGGCCGTCGGTATGAAGATGGGAAAAGGTGTCCCGTACTTCAGAGGCATCGACCCCACCGTGGAGGATGCCAAGACCCTCAGTGCGGCCATGGCGGCGGCAGGTTCCGTTGCATTATGGCATGCGGAAGGCTGCACCCCCGAAGCGGGAGGATTCGATGTCTCCGGTCTCGAGCACATAACCATCGGCAAGAAAGAGAGGCAGGCCGCCTACGAGAAGCTGAAC
The sequence above is a segment of the methanogenic archaeon ISO4-H5 genome. Coding sequences within it:
- a CDS encoding cobyrinic acid a,c-diamide adenosyltransferase CobO, with protein sequence MSGLAEVRNELGLVHIYTGNGKGKTTAAFGLAFRAAGRGLNVLIVQFLKPSDGYGEQLACGKFPNVELLCLGLDHFVSKNPKQEDIDAAHSALDRTLDLMSTGKYDVVVMDEAVNAVRMKLITDTELIEALKSRPEHIEVVMTGRGITPALEEYADYVTEMGLVKHPYDRGIQARAGIEY
- a CDS encoding AAA family ATPase, CDC48 subfamily; its protein translation is MEYDGMQYENTVGGLSLVKGTDRDFVDIPESVSELKVISIGQEAFKGFTQLRKVVIPASVETVCHNAFAYCSSLQSVTFSEGLREIANYAFLMCSSLEELVLPDSLKSAGIWSFGYCRALRHISIAPSTKLGVSCFTCTFLDENNNPLKLADVPGGIYEKEEGSNELIAVARREGEPAEIPVISMTQTFDPKNPVFSKYRPVMDTGVTFADIAGLEDVKEAIRELIITPFKRADLYRRFGMESGGGVLLYGPPGTGKTMLAQAIATEVDAAFFSVKGSDLISKYVGESEQNVKKLFKAARSLPVSVIFFDEFEVIGRARGNDLQPWSDKLLSELLAQMQGFEKNEGTLLVLAATNMPWTIDSALLRPGRFNRRIYVSLPDTEAREQIVRNCLDGLPVAPDFDYGKAAEITDGFNAADVTEFCNRLKLSAIKRSIDSDRDEVICMKDMENASSMKSSVNPLDLAKLDAFSKM
- a CDS encoding flavodoxin, giving the protein MKKCILYDSNTGNTRAMAEAIFDGAKESGAEVSISKVTEADIDAALSCDILYLGCPAMGVEMVGDGQTDFMAEVRMRFQGKKVAIFGSCAHGEGIWLRGWSSKLKAYGATVVNWPGLMCKGHPDEESLERCRALGADEFL
- a CDS encoding oxidoreductase DSBA family — translated: MIVQYWSDFLCPFCYIAATRMKKALKELELEEETKVVFRAFELYPTAKKEPHRNIVDAFARHYGMTPEQAQQRVDYICEMGRGEGLVFNYGTAYNTNSFDALRLAKLAQSKGNDFGNVFIERMYKAFFEENIIVADHDALTKVAVEVGMDPAEVKEVLEGDRYAMEVRRDESEAQMYGISAVPFFVINDKYGIPGAVDTKDFKRILMKAYAEEEQDSNVSGMVCGPDGCHPADKE
- a CDS encoding 6-O-methylguanine DNA methyltransferase Ogt, whose translation is MVSVHFYDSPLGLIRLTCRNGALTELVFTDLRDEESSDDLDTEVVTDTVRWLDTYFSGSEPDFLPKMKLHGTEFQKRVWELISKVPYGSTCSYGDIAKKLAENNSRMSAQAVGNAVGRNPIAIIIPCHRVIRSDGSIGGYAFGEDLKKSLLELER
- a CDS encoding aminoacyl-histidine dipeptidase PepD; the encoded protein is MSWRTDYKDTDELRFFTELTQVPRPSGHLDRIRAFLTDFAESNGLEHEADDAGNLLIRRKGTGRTIVLQGHMDIVATCSSGMEFDFENVPLDTYIEDGWMHARGTTLGGDDGGGLALMMCALTDPALEGIDLECLFTADEEVGLMGALGMKEGWLSGRVLINLDSEDIREITIGSAGSADVEAVFPFTSEEDSNKAYRVEISGLRGGHSAGEIDRDRGNAILIVAEFLRRMRGVRIASFKGGSASNVIPMSASALFTAPDGCSVDRIFEEYSAGCVNLLEEPDYVFTLRPSECTESWNQEDSSAYLDCIVSCPNGVFERDEYGVKTSSNLGIADQGRIVAKPRSSDFAALRKLISNQSELFRSRGATVEDPVAFPAWKESDDSELVKLASDTYRDYFGCEPRVVVTHGGLESSTIKDKHPGMEAISIGPTVLGAHTPDEKIDLRTLTEAKGYLFELIHRLSE
- a CDS encoding ferredoxin, yielding MPKIIAENCVACGACADACPQEAITIDDIAVIDESKCVDCGACIDECNSDAIEE
- a CDS encoding ferredoxin, coding for MPKVIADNCVACGACADACPESAITVDDVAVIDESKCVDCGACVDECPSEAIEN